Proteins from a genomic interval of Armatimonadota bacterium:
- a CDS encoding ATP-dependent DNA ligase, translating to MRLPFQPPLKPMLSAPAEALPEGEGWQFEPKWDGFRTLVWRDGEQLLLQSRDERPMNRYFPELLAPLAAALPERAVVDGEIVIVGPDGLDFDALLLRIHPAASRVALLAAQTPASYVAWDLLAVDDEDLRAVPLRVRRGRLEQVLAAARPPVHLSPATRDRPVAEDWFRRFEGAGLDGVMAKRLDEPYRPGLRTTVKVKHRRTADCVVAGFRWHKGAVGTMVGSLLLGLYDDQGRLHHVGVAGAFPTAMRRQLVADLAPLRERALDGHPWRGWAEAQADAAARGQRLPGATTRWNRGKDLSWEPLRAERVCEVAYDHLQGDRFRHATQFLRWRPDKRPGECTYDQLEVAPPYELRRIFGLGAPSARSAAGRRRAGGRRQGSSSGSGGS from the coding sequence GTGCGCCTCCCCTTCCAGCCCCCGCTCAAGCCCATGCTCTCCGCGCCCGCCGAGGCCCTGCCCGAAGGCGAGGGGTGGCAGTTCGAGCCGAAGTGGGACGGTTTCCGCACCCTGGTCTGGCGCGACGGCGAGCAGCTCCTGCTGCAGAGCCGCGACGAGCGGCCGATGAACCGCTACTTTCCGGAATTGCTGGCGCCGCTGGCCGCGGCGCTGCCGGAGCGGGCCGTGGTGGACGGCGAGATCGTCATCGTCGGCCCGGACGGCCTCGACTTCGACGCGCTGCTGCTGCGCATCCACCCGGCCGCCTCCCGCGTGGCCCTGCTGGCGGCACAGACCCCGGCGTCCTACGTGGCCTGGGACCTCCTGGCCGTGGACGACGAGGACCTGCGGGCCGTGCCGCTGCGCGTCCGGCGCGGGCGGCTCGAGCAGGTGCTGGCGGCAGCACGCCCGCCCGTGCACCTCTCGCCGGCCACGCGCGACCGGCCCGTGGCCGAGGACTGGTTCCGGCGCTTCGAGGGGGCCGGCCTGGACGGGGTGATGGCCAAGCGGCTGGACGAACCCTACCGGCCGGGCCTGCGCACGACGGTCAAGGTCAAGCACCGCCGCACCGCCGACTGCGTCGTCGCCGGCTTCCGCTGGCACAAAGGCGCGGTGGGGACGATGGTCGGCTCGCTGCTCCTGGGCCTGTACGACGACCAGGGGAGGCTGCACCACGTCGGCGTCGCCGGGGCGTTCCCCACGGCGATGCGCCGCCAGCTCGTCGCCGACTTGGCCCCGCTGCGGGAGCGCGCGCTCGACGGCCACCCCTGGCGGGGCTGGGCGGAAGCGCAGGCCGACGCGGCCGCGCGGGGCCAGCGCCTGCCAGGCGCGACGACCCGGTGGAACCGCGGCAAGGATCTGAGCTGGGAGCCCCTGCGTGCCGAACGCGTCTGCGAGGTCGCCTACGACCACCTGCAGGGCGACCGCTTCCGCCACGCCACGCAGTTCCTGCGCTGGCGGCCGGACAAGCGGCCCGGGGAGTGTACCTACGACCAGCTGGAGGTGGCGCCGCCCTACGAGCTGCGGCGCATCTTCGGGCTGGGGGCGCCATCGGCACGGTCAGCGGCCGGGCGCCGGCGGGCCGGCGGGCGGCGCCAGGGGTCGTCGTCGGGGTCAGGCGGCTCGTGA